The proteins below are encoded in one region of Ascochyta rabiei chromosome 21, complete sequence:
- a CDS encoding 3-phytase: protein MINSGVHFTDRYKKLLRKHTPFVRSSGQDRVVESAQKWLTGVALSLKQQTRAIDVIIPEATASNSTLSHDTCPAFETGPYSDFGAAVQKVWSSRFVPPIQKRINEALGTNLSITSVVDLMDMCPYDTLASPDATISEFCQLFTEDEWHAYDYYQTLGKFYGDGAGNPLGATQGLGYVNELIARLTGKPVDDHTNTNRTLDSDLATFPLNNKVYADFSHDNDMSGIFAALGLYNNTKLSNTTMENNDQTGYSAAWTVPFAARLYVEKLQCKHDKEEFVRVIVNDRVHPLEFCGGDKHGKCTLRRFVKSQGFARSGGDWARCYT from the coding sequence ATGATTAATTCCGGTGTGCATTTCACGGACAGATATAAGAAGTTGTTGCGCAAGCACACGCCATTTGTGCGATCTAGTGGTCAAGATCGTGTTGTTGAGTCAGCACAGAAGTGGCTCACAGGTGTTGCGCTGTCGTTAAAGCAGCAGACCAGAGCGATTGACGTCATTATACCGGAAGCCACAGCATCTAATAGCACCCTGTCCCACGATACGTGCCCTGCCTTCGAGACTGGACCATACAGTGACTTCGGCGCAGCCGTGCAGAAGGTATGGTCGTCGAGGTTTGTTCCACCTATTCAGAAACGCATCAACGAAGCACTCGGCACAAACCTTAGCATAACATCCGTTGTCGATCTTATGGACATGTGCCCATATGATACTCTGGCAAGTCCAGATGCTACGATCTCTGAATTTTGTCAACTATTCACCGAAGACGAGTGGCACGCCTACGATTACTATCAAACCTTGGGCAAGTTCTACGGCGATGGAGCAGGCAACCCACTGGGTGCAACACAAGGTCTTGGCTATGTCAATGAGCTCATCGCGCGGTTGACTGGGAAGCCAGTGGACGACCATACCAATACTAATAGAACCCTTGATTCGGATCTTGCAACTTTCCCTCTCAACAACAAGGTCTACGCAGATTTTAGTCACGACAATGATATGAGCGGTATCTTCGCAGCTCTTGGTCTTTACAACAACACCAAGCTGTCAAATACTACCATGGAGAACAACGATCAGACTGGATATTCTGCAGCTTGGACCGTCCCATTTGCTGCGAGACTATACGTCGAGAAACTGCAATGCAAGCATGATAAGGAAGAGTTTGTTCGCGTTATTGTCAACGACCGCGTGCATCCTCTGGAATTTTGCGGTGGTGATAAGCATGGCAAGTGTACGCTCAGACGCTTTGTAAAAAGCCAAGGATTTGCAAGAAGCGGCGGAGACTGGGCCCGATGTTACACCTGA
- a CDS encoding Putative choline transporter, neither null mutation nor overexpression affects choline transport produces MAQQGEAAGYYSGAPQQPQQTYYQGQEYGQQQSMNYSQQPPQYGKNYAPPQGPPPIQHSPAQQNGYAQMDYGEKPSFDQAFKIEKPKYNDWWAGLLLIAVFLGYVAVSALSIRGYAQNIDFNGGIYGGQNDFGLDSNTVILFAFVLGMATILSYAYMWAARAACKQFIWITGILNIIFGFVTALYMLSRRYWSGGIVFLIFSVFYVICFISWIPRIPFSVLMLQTAIDVSKKFGHVYVVSLVGGLIAMAFGAWFSVTLVAIYANYHPGNNPACNNGTGSCSNGKVIGLIAFVTFAMYWFSEWLKNTIHVTISGVYGAWYFNPDTEKFPKGATRGALKRALTYSFGSISLGSLLVAIIQFLRQICSAAQRSAAGDGNIVGSILFCVLGCLISILNWAVEFLNRYAFSYIALYGKSYIAAAKDTWKMIKDRGVDALVNECLIGPVLAMGATFIAYACALLAYLYLVFTAPAYNADGGYTPVVVAFAFLIGLQICNIFTTPLSSGIDTIFVAMAWDPEVLMHAHPDLYHRMIAVYPHVQQAIHA; encoded by the exons ATGGCGCAACAGGGCGAAGCAGCAGGCTATTACAGCGGCGCACCGCAGCAACCACAGCAAACCTACTACCAGGGCCAGGAATACGGACAGCAGCAGTCCATGAACTACAGCCAACAACCTCCCCAATATGGCAAGAACTACGCTCCTCCCCAGGGTCCGCCACCTATTCAGCACTCACCGGCACAACAGAATGGCTACGCGCAGATGGACTACGGCGAGAAGCCAAGCTTCGACCAGGCCTTCAAGATTGAGAAGCCCAAGTACAACGACTGGTGGGCTGGTCTGCTCCTCATTGCAGTTTTCCTAGGATACGTTGCCGTCTCGGCGCTCTCCATTAGAGGCTACG CGCAAAACATCGACTTCAATGGCGGGATCTACGGCGGTCAGAACGACTTTGGTCTGGACTCCAACACGGTCATCTTGTTCGCTTTCGTGCTCGGTATGGCCACCATCCTCAGCTACGCCTACATGTGGGCAGCGCGCGCCGCCTGTAAGCAATTTATCTGGATTACCGGCATTCTCAACATCATCTTCGGGTTCGTCACGGCACTGTACATGCTCTCGCGACGCTACTGGTCCGGCGGTATCGTTTTCCTCATCTTTAGTGTCTTCTATGTGATCTGCTTCATCAGCTGGATTCCTCGCATCCCCTTCAGCGTCTTGATGCTGCAAACTGCCATCGACGTTTCCAAGAAGTTTGGGCATGTGTATGTCGTCTCTCTTGTTGGAGGTCTCATCGCTATGGCATTCGGTGCTTGGTTCTCTGTCACCCTTGTAGCCATCTACGCGAACTACCATCCTGGCAACAACCCTGCGTGCAACAACGGTACTGGGAGCTGCAGCAACGGCAAGGTCATTGGCTTGATCGCCTTCGTCACCTTTGCCATGTACTGGTTTTCCGA ATGGCTTAAGAACACGATCCATGTCACCATCTCCGGCGTGTACGGCGCGTGGTACTTCAACCCAGACACCGAGAAGTTCCCCAAGGGTGCGACTCGCGGCGCGCTGAAGCGTGCTTTGACCTACAGCTTCGGAAGCATTAGTCTTGGTAGCCTGCTCGTCGCCATTATCCAGTTCCTACGACAGATCTGCTCGGCCGCCCAGCGGTCGGCTGCTGGTGACGGTAACATTGTCGGTTCGATCTTGTTCTGCGTTCTCGGCTGTCTCATCAGCATCCTCAATTGGGCGGTTGAGTTTTTGAACCGCTACGCCTTTTCGTACATTGCACTCTACGGCAAGTCGTATATTGCGGCTGCCAAGGATACCTGGAA GATGATCAAAGACCGCGGTGTCGACGCACTGGTCAACGAATGCCTTATCGGCCCGGTGCTTGCCATGGGCGCGACCTTCATCGCATACGCATGTGCGCTGCTTGCATACTTGTACCTCGTCTTTACAGCGCCGGCTTACAACGCCGACGGCGGATACACCCCCGTCGTGGTCGCGTTTGCCTTCCTGATCGGTCTGCAGATTTGCAACATTTTCACCACGCCTTTAAGCAGTGGTATCGACACGATCTTTGTCGCAATGGCTTGGGACCCCGAAGTCCTTATGCACGCACACCCTGACCTTTATCATCGGATGATCGCAGTGTACCCGCACGTGCAGCAGGCTATCCACGCGTAA